The DNA segment ACAAGCCAGCATACTCTTGATTCTCCTCCACAGGTATCTTAATTGGTAGCTTATAAAGAGCGAAATGAGTTTCGTGCATGCTTGGCCAACCTCGGTAAGAAGTCAGCTTAATCTTTGAAGCTTTAACACTAAGACCTACAAAATCACCAGAGCTAAGAAACGTTTGGAGATTGAAACGTCTAATCTCACTGCTACAAGACGCTTGCTGCTTTGCCGAAGAAGAACTCGAACCAGTTGAGCTAGACCTCCTCAGGATATTCTTGATCCCAATTCTGAAATACTTGCTTAAACTCTTCCTCTGTGTCCCCTGCACCTGAATCTCATCGTCCACGTGGCGAAAATCTCCACCGTAACCAAGATGCGTCCACAACTCATCATTTATCTCCACTTGAATCGGATCGTAACAAAACTCATCCTCCAGGCTCATGTGACTCCAGTTCCCACCAAACTTGTGTCTTTTAAGCAGCATGGTTCTGCGTTCCAACGACGTCGCTTTATCATCTTTCAACGATAGCTCAGGCACTGGTAAACCTACATGGCCTGTCACCAAGTATAGTAACTTCCTTCTATCGCAAAAAGGTAGCTTACAAAAAGGAAACCGAACCTTCTCCGTTCTCTCAATCTCTCGTCTCTTGGGCTCAACCTCAAGGAGAAGCACATTACAACACTTGTCAATGCTAGTAACGAAACCAGGGTACAAGTAACTGCTTTCTCTATCTATCCCATGGAGGAAAAACCTCGCCGAGCCATCGAAACCAGAGACGATCTCAAACACAGGCGACCACAGAAGCCTCCCTTCTTGGATCCCCAAAGAACCAACTTCTTGCGGAATGATCCGACAACCAATCACAGACAAGAAACCAGACATCACGTAAACAACATTCCCTAGTTCAGGGTTCTGGTGAACCCAAACCCCAACAAGAGGCTTCGTTACCTCTACGAGAAACCGACAAAGAGCCTTGTAAGAAGAGATACCTGTTCGCCATTGGACTATTTCGGATAAAGGAAGAACCTTTACGACTTCGCACTGCACAAGCCATATCTTCTCTGAATCAACAAGGTCACGGAGAGTTTTGCAGCATAGGCTTAGGTTGCAAACGTCGGATGGTGAAAGTAAACGAGAGATGAGAGTAAAGACATCTTCTGGAAGAGACAGAAGCAGTTCCGACAGCAAGTCTCCGATCTTCATCTGTTACGAATCCAGAGTAAACCCAGAAATTGAATCTCGCGAAGTAGAAACACAGAAAATCAATTTGATGATCGAAAGGCAGCTTTGGGGGTTTGAATGAGATCAGAAGAAGAGGATTTGATGTGAGAAAAGTCGTCTTTCGTTTCAAGCTGTAGTTGACTGTAACAGTCTTTCTTAAGTggttgttttattaaaatattatttatatttatatattttaaaaatatttatatttatatttatcatccaataaatattattttaataatatgccCGGATTGGGACCGTTAGCTGTGGCCTGTGGGGGCTATTAGTTGACGTTGTCTTTGAAGGGATTTCGTTTTTATTGACTTTGTCTTATAAAACAGACAACCTTTAAACGCTGACGCTAAAGACTGCCAGCCTTAGTTTAAAACATCAACGGAATCGATTTTGTCGGAGCACCGTGACCTAATGATCAAGGTTTTTAAAAGCTTTTACACAgaggtctggggttcgaatcccagacaACACAATTTCCACATGAAACAATTTCCACAAGAAGAGATTtgggtttcaattcccggagaatGCGAACTATGccgaaaattagaaaaaatgcttacaagagatcttcagcaAGGTGCAAAGAGTACTAGTACCGTCCGGAATGAATCTCATAGGGCTACTCACAGTGATGCAGTTAGACGTAAATCTTCATAAGACATATAGAATTATCGGCTGTAATATCGTCTATGTTatgtttttcataatttgtaatagcataactaaccagacaaaaaaaaaacatcaatggAATCATATTTTTGGaatcatattttctatttttttatttaaaatcttataaaatataacaaaaaactaagaatcaaaattatataaacaaatatccatgaaaaaataagttattgttTAATATCTAACTAAAACTATTTTGGGGTCTAATGGTGATGGTCCGCTCGGCACCGCACCGCcgttaatagtaacaaaaatttcTACATATACCTATAACATCTTTATGTTTTTGCTACTATAAC comes from the Brassica oleracea var. oleracea cultivar TO1000 unplaced genomic scaffold, BOL UnpScaffold00578, whole genome shotgun sequence genome and includes:
- the LOC106319688 gene encoding F-box protein At5g39450-like, producing MKIGDLLSELLLSLPEDVFTLISRLLSPSDVCNLSLCCKTLRDLVDSEKIWLVQCEVVKVLPLSEIVQWRTGISSYKALCRFLVEVTKPLVGVWVHQNPELGNVVYVMSGFLSVIGCRIIPQEVGSLGIQEGRLLWSPVFEIVSGFDGSARFFLHGIDRESSYLYPGFVTSIDKCCNVLLLEVEPKRREIERTEKVRFPFCKLPFCDRRKLLYLVTGHVGLPVPELSLKDDKATSLERRTMLLKRHKFGGNWSHMSLEDEFCYDPIQVEINDELWTHLGYGGDFRHVDDEIQVQGTQRKSLSKYFRIGIKNILRRSSSTGSSSSSAKQQASCSSEIRRFNLQTFLSSGDFVGLSVKASKIKLTSYRGWPSMHETHFALYKLPIKIPVEENQEYAGLWGGTFGWPPGKCTEDKPGKALFLLMLTYEKSQDGSERLLVGTKILEGTHYVMHPNGSAMFVVKIGSPTSEVFPFDDTTNGEEKYGFECCYTGEGIAKGYGFRYPGYKPGSLFVTSKGLLMFVWKETKTVLTLQRLNLEELLKKGVCVSPLPPCLNFTYLTKSHTNVFASGQRTS